The following are encoded together in the Streptomyces sp. NBC_01465 genome:
- a CDS encoding steroid 3-ketoacyl-CoA thiolase codes for MAAEPVIVEAVRTPIGKRGGALANLHPAYLLGETYRELLGRTQIHADCVEQIVGGTVTHAGEQSMNPARNAWLAMGLPYETAATTVDCQCGSSQQASHMVANMISGGVIDIGISCGVEAMSRVPLGSGSKHGPGKPFPDEWNVDLPNQFEAAERIARNRGLTRENVDSLGLISQERAAIAWSEERFKRETFAVQVPTTEAEQAAGQGMWRLVDRDQGLRDTTMEGLGALKPVMPTAVHTAGNSSQISDGACAIMWASKRMARALKLKPRARIVAQALVGSDPHFHLDGPIDATRAVLGKAGMSLKDIDIVEINEAFASVVLSWAQVFEQDLEKVNVNGGAIALGHPVGATGARLITTALHELERRDKEFALITMCAGGALATGTIIQRL; via the coding sequence ATGGCCGCGGAACCCGTCATCGTCGAAGCCGTACGCACGCCGATCGGCAAGCGGGGTGGGGCGCTTGCCAACCTCCACCCGGCCTATTTGCTGGGCGAGACCTACCGTGAACTCCTGGGGCGCACCCAGATCCATGCCGACTGCGTCGAGCAGATCGTCGGCGGCACCGTCACACACGCCGGCGAGCAGTCCATGAACCCGGCGCGCAACGCCTGGCTCGCGATGGGACTGCCGTACGAGACCGCCGCGACCACCGTCGACTGTCAGTGCGGGTCCTCGCAGCAGGCCAGCCACATGGTCGCCAACATGATCTCCGGCGGTGTCATCGACATCGGCATCAGCTGCGGTGTCGAGGCCATGTCGCGCGTGCCGCTGGGCAGCGGGTCCAAGCACGGGCCGGGGAAGCCTTTCCCCGACGAGTGGAACGTCGACCTGCCGAACCAGTTCGAGGCCGCCGAGCGCATCGCCCGCAACCGCGGTCTGACGCGCGAGAACGTCGACTCGCTCGGGCTCATCTCGCAGGAGCGCGCCGCCATCGCCTGGTCCGAGGAGCGCTTCAAACGGGAGACCTTCGCCGTCCAGGTGCCCACCACCGAGGCCGAACAGGCCGCGGGCCAGGGCATGTGGCGGCTCGTCGACCGCGACCAGGGGCTGCGCGACACGACGATGGAAGGGCTCGGCGCGCTGAAGCCCGTCATGCCCACCGCCGTGCACACCGCCGGGAACTCGTCCCAGATATCCGACGGCGCCTGCGCCATCATGTGGGCGTCCAAGCGGATGGCGCGGGCCCTCAAACTCAAGCCGCGCGCCCGCATCGTCGCCCAGGCGCTGGTCGGCTCCGACCCGCACTTCCACCTCGACGGGCCGATCGACGCGACCCGGGCCGTGCTCGGCAAGGCGGGGATGTCGCTGAAGGACATCGACATCGTCGAGATCAACGAGGCTTTCGCGTCCGTGGTGTTGAGCTGGGCGCAGGTCTTCGAGCAGGACCTGGAGAAGGTGAACGTCAACGGCGGCGCCATCGCGCTCGGCCACCCCGTCGGCGCCACCGGGGCCCGCCTCATCACAACCGCGCTGCACGAACTGGAGCGCCGTGACAAGGAGTTCGCGCTCATCACGATGTGCGCGGGCGGGGCCCTCGCGACCGGGACCATCATCCAGCGGCTCTGA
- a CDS encoding cytochrome P450: MQCPHLPDGFDFTDPDLLQARVPHPEFAEMRQTAPVWWCAQPRGISGFDDEGYWAVTRHADVKYVSTHPELFSSHTNTAVIRFNQSIKRDAIDAQRLIMLNMDPPEHTRVRQIVQRGFTPRSIRSLEEALRNRAHSIVATALENAASTDGSFDFVTNIAVELPLQAIAELIGVPQQDRSKIFDWSNKMAAYDDPEYAITAEVGMEAAAEIVGYSMNLAAARKECPAKDIVSQLVAAEGEGNLSSDEFGFFVILLAVAGNETTRNAISHGMHAFLTNPDQWELYKRERPETTAEEIVRWATPVVAFQRTATQDLELGGQSIKAGDRVGIFYSSANNDPEVFDAPEKFDITRDPNPHLGFGGGGPHFCLGKSLAVLEINLIFNAIADALPNLKPAGDPRRLRSAWLNGIKELQVTTG, from the coding sequence ATGCAATGCCCCCATCTGCCCGATGGATTCGACTTCACGGACCCCGATCTGCTCCAAGCCCGCGTACCCCACCCGGAGTTCGCCGAGATGCGGCAGACCGCCCCGGTCTGGTGGTGCGCCCAGCCGAGGGGCATCTCCGGATTCGACGACGAGGGCTACTGGGCGGTGACCCGCCACGCGGACGTCAAGTACGTCTCGACGCACCCGGAGCTCTTCTCCTCGCACACCAACACCGCGGTGATCCGCTTCAACCAGTCGATCAAGCGCGACGCGATCGACGCCCAGCGGCTGATCATGCTCAACATGGACCCGCCGGAGCACACCCGGGTCCGCCAGATCGTGCAGCGCGGCTTCACGCCCCGCTCGATCCGCTCCCTCGAAGAGGCCCTGCGCAACCGCGCGCACTCGATCGTCGCGACGGCGCTCGAGAACGCCGCCTCGACGGACGGCAGCTTCGACTTCGTCACCAACATCGCCGTCGAACTCCCCCTCCAGGCCATCGCGGAGCTCATCGGCGTACCGCAGCAGGACCGCTCGAAGATCTTCGACTGGTCCAACAAGATGGCGGCGTACGACGACCCCGAGTACGCGATCACCGCGGAAGTCGGCATGGAGGCGGCGGCGGAGATCGTCGGGTACTCGATGAACCTCGCGGCCGCCCGCAAGGAGTGCCCGGCGAAGGACATCGTCTCGCAGCTGGTGGCGGCGGAGGGTGAAGGCAACCTCTCCTCCGACGAGTTCGGCTTCTTCGTGATCCTGCTCGCGGTCGCGGGCAACGAGACGACGCGCAATGCGATCAGCCACGGCATGCACGCGTTCCTCACCAACCCCGACCAGTGGGAGCTCTACAAGCGCGAGCGCCCCGAGACCACGGCGGAGGAGATCGTCCGCTGGGCGACCCCGGTGGTGGCCTTCCAGCGCACGGCGACGCAGGACCTGGAGCTGGGCGGCCAGTCGATCAAGGCGGGCGACCGGGTGGGGATCTTCTACTCCTCGGCCAACAACGACCCCGAAGTCTTCGACGCCCCCGAGAAGTTCGACATCACCCGCGACCCGAACCCGCACCTGGGCTTCGGCGGCGGAGGCCCGCACTTCTGCCTGGGCAAGTCCCTGGCGGTCCTGGAGATCAACCTGATCTTCAACGCGATAGCCGACGCCCTCCCGAACCTGAAACCGGCGGGCGACCCGCGCCGCCTGCGCTCGGCGTGGCTGAACGGCATCAAGGAACTCCAGGTCACGACAGGCTGA
- a CDS encoding pyridoxamine 5'-phosphate oxidase family protein encodes MTEQERNQQLAVTERTRHRRLREQGSTSRADLDAILRAGFVCHLGVLVDGTPMVVPTVYGVDFATRTLYLHGSVASRSLAQSPDTTICVTVTHVDGLVLARSVFEHGVNYRSAMIYGTPTLITHATAPEVLLTGLRTLTEHCAPGQWDYARSPNTKELRATSLLALPLDEASVKTASGPPEDAEGPDGALGLWAGVIPHHTTAGTPEPDPALPPGIELPAHIAALGSPRA; translated from the coding sequence ATGACGGAGCAGGAACGGAATCAGCAGCTCGCGGTCACGGAGCGCACCCGCCACCGCCGCCTCCGCGAGCAAGGCAGCACCTCCCGCGCAGACCTGGACGCGATCCTCCGCGCAGGCTTCGTCTGCCACCTGGGCGTCCTCGTCGACGGCACCCCCATGGTCGTCCCCACCGTGTACGGAGTCGACTTCGCGACCCGCACCCTCTATCTCCACGGCTCCGTAGCCAGCCGCAGCCTGGCCCAGTCCCCCGACACCACGATCTGCGTCACCGTCACCCACGTCGACGGCCTCGTCCTGGCCCGCTCCGTCTTCGAGCACGGCGTCAACTACCGCAGCGCGATGATCTACGGCACCCCCACCCTCATCACCCACGCCACCGCCCCCGAAGTCCTCCTCACCGGCCTCCGCACCCTCACCGAACACTGCGCCCCCGGCCAGTGGGACTACGCGCGCAGCCCCAACACCAAGGAACTGCGCGCCACTTCACTGCTCGCGCTCCCCCTCGACGAGGCCTCGGTGAAGACCGCGTCGGGCCCGCCCGAGGACGCGGAAGGACCGGACGGCGCCCTCGGCCTCTGGGCCGGCGTGATCCCCCACCACACCACCGCAGGCACCCCGGAACCCGACCCCGCCCTGCCGCCCGGCATCGAGCTCCCCGCCCACATCGCGGCCCTGGGGTCGCCCCGCGCCTAG
- a CDS encoding DNA alkylation repair protein yields the protein MPFADELIGPSTARDLLRAMQAAAPDTDFKALRSATRSLGPLPLRERSDLLRDALLTDLPGTYADFAATIRSAARDEKTFTGWLIWPVTSAVAQRAVTEAKTKAKTKSFDDALDLLAELTGRLTSEFALRPLLRHDPQRALKRITRWTRSSDQDVRRLASEGTRPFLPWAIRVPALFEDPRATLPILDALYRDESEYVRRSVANHLNDLSRNHPDLVVETAGAWLAAPDDNTQRLVRHALRTLIKKGDPGALALMGFAPTPSVDVKGPTLTTTSIPYGGTLHFTASLTNTSTEPVQLAIDYVVHHLRANGQHSTKTFKLATRLLDPAETLEITRTHSFREITTRRYYPGEHAIELQVNGARHGHTVFDLKAP from the coding sequence ATGCCCTTCGCCGACGAACTCATCGGCCCCTCCACCGCCCGCGACCTGCTCCGCGCAATGCAGGCCGCAGCCCCGGACACCGACTTCAAGGCGCTGCGTTCCGCCACCCGCAGCCTGGGCCCCCTCCCCCTGCGCGAGCGCTCGGACCTCCTCCGCGACGCGCTCCTGACCGACCTTCCCGGTACGTACGCCGATTTCGCGGCCACGATCCGATCGGCGGCCCGCGACGAGAAGACGTTCACCGGCTGGCTGATCTGGCCGGTCACCAGCGCAGTAGCCCAACGCGCGGTCACCGAGGCGAAAACGAAGGCGAAGACCAAGTCCTTCGACGACGCACTCGACCTCCTCGCGGAGCTCACCGGCCGCCTCACCTCCGAATTCGCCCTGCGCCCCCTCCTCCGCCACGACCCGCAGCGCGCGCTCAAGCGGATCACCCGCTGGACGCGCAGCTCCGACCAGGACGTACGCCGCCTCGCGAGCGAAGGGACGCGCCCCTTCCTCCCTTGGGCGATCAGAGTCCCGGCCCTCTTCGAGGACCCGCGCGCCACCCTCCCGATCCTCGACGCGCTCTACCGCGACGAGAGCGAATACGTACGCCGCTCCGTGGCCAACCACCTCAACGACCTCAGCCGCAACCACCCCGACCTGGTGGTCGAGACCGCCGGCGCCTGGCTGGCCGCCCCCGACGACAACACCCAGCGCCTCGTCCGCCACGCACTGCGCACGCTGATCAAGAAGGGCGACCCGGGCGCGCTCGCCCTGATGGGCTTCGCCCCCACCCCGTCCGTGGACGTCAAGGGCCCCACTCTCACCACCACCTCGATCCCGTACGGCGGCACACTCCACTTCACCGCATCGCTCACCAACACCAGTACGGAACCAGTGCAGTTGGCGATCGACTACGTGGTCCACCACCTCCGCGCGAACGGACAGCACAGCACCAAGACCTTCAAGCTCGCCACCCGCCTCCTCGACCCGGCCGAGACCCTGGAGATCACCCGCACCCACTCGTTCCGCGAGATCACGACCCGCCGCTACTACCCCGGCGAGCACGCGATCGAGCTCCAGGTGAACGGCGCCCGCCACGGCCACACGGTGTTCGACCTCAAGGCCCCCTGA
- a CDS encoding DHA2 family efflux MFS transporter permease subunit gives MRKWHANPWAVLVTLSLGFFMTLLDLTIVNIAIPQMIDSLGASLDQTLWVVSGYALVLAVLTITAGRLGDLFGPRNLFAAGLIVFTLASIACGLAPGAGLLIAARAVQGLGAALLVPQTMALIVAVFPADRRGTAMGIWGTVAGLATLSGPTLGGILVSTVGWRWIFLVNVPIGIAALALTFLVVPDLRTGRKHRFDVMGVLIATTALFCLAFGLQEGGHYHWGPGIQALLAASAALFAGFVLHQRRRQDREPLVPFALFRNRNFTVMTVLVALVSMAMIGLVLPFNLYLQSVLHLSAMKAGLVLAPSSLVSMTVGPFAGRLSDRIGGKYLLMTGLTLYAAGMAAIVLIAGPLTPWYAFVPATVITGLGVGCIIAPMSTEAMRTIDPRLAGAASGVNNTVRQIGSVIGAATVGALLQGRLAAELATGKTYAAAFVATLHVTAILPIAVVLAGALACCLVHNHTRPKTTPALRPVPATR, from the coding sequence ATGCGGAAGTGGCACGCGAACCCATGGGCGGTCCTGGTGACGCTCTCCCTGGGGTTCTTCATGACCCTGCTCGACCTGACCATCGTCAACATCGCCATCCCGCAGATGATCGACAGCCTGGGCGCCTCGCTCGACCAGACCCTCTGGGTGGTCAGTGGTTACGCCCTGGTCCTGGCGGTCCTCACGATCACCGCGGGCCGCCTCGGAGACCTCTTCGGCCCGCGCAACCTCTTCGCCGCCGGACTGATCGTCTTCACCCTCGCCAGCATCGCCTGCGGACTGGCCCCCGGCGCAGGCCTGTTGATCGCGGCCCGCGCCGTCCAGGGCCTGGGCGCGGCCCTGCTCGTACCGCAGACGATGGCCCTGATCGTCGCCGTCTTCCCGGCGGACCGCCGCGGTACGGCGATGGGAATCTGGGGCACGGTCGCAGGCCTGGCCACCCTCTCGGGTCCGACCCTGGGCGGCATCCTGGTCTCCACCGTCGGCTGGCGCTGGATCTTCCTGGTGAACGTCCCGATCGGCATCGCAGCGCTCGCCCTGACCTTCCTCGTGGTCCCCGACCTCCGTACCGGCCGCAAGCACCGCTTCGACGTCATGGGCGTCCTCATCGCCACAACTGCCCTGTTCTGCCTGGCCTTCGGCCTCCAGGAGGGCGGCCACTACCACTGGGGCCCCGGCATCCAGGCCCTGCTCGCCGCCTCCGCCGCGCTCTTCGCCGGATTCGTACTCCACCAGCGGCGCAGGCAGGACCGCGAGCCGCTGGTGCCGTTCGCGCTCTTCCGCAACCGCAACTTCACCGTCATGACGGTGCTCGTCGCGCTGGTCTCCATGGCCATGATCGGCCTGGTCCTGCCCTTCAACCTCTACCTCCAGTCCGTACTGCACCTGAGCGCGATGAAGGCCGGCCTGGTCCTCGCCCCGTCCTCGCTCGTGTCGATGACGGTCGGCCCCTTCGCGGGCCGCCTCTCGGACCGGATCGGCGGCAAGTACCTCCTGATGACAGGCCTGACGCTGTACGCGGCCGGCATGGCGGCGATCGTCCTGATCGCAGGCCCGCTCACTCCTTGGTACGCCTTCGTCCCGGCCACCGTGATCACGGGCCTCGGCGTCGGCTGCATCATCGCCCCCATGTCGACGGAGGCGATGCGCACGATCGACCCGCGCCTGGCGGGCGCCGCGTCGGGCGTCAACAACACCGTGCGCCAGATCGGTTCGGTGATCGGCGCGGCCACGGTGGGCGCCCTGCTCCAGGGCCGCCTCGCGGCGGAGCTGGCCACGGGCAAGACGTACGCGGCAGCCTTCGTCGCGACGCTCCACGTGACGGCGATCCTCCCGATCGCGGTGGTCCTGGCGGGCGCCCTGGCCTGCTGCCTGGTCCACAACCACACCAGGCCGAAGACCACCCCGGCCCTCCGCCCCGTCCCGGCCACCCGCTGA
- a CDS encoding bifunctional glycosyltransferase 87/phosphatase PAP2 family protein: MSVNGAEGRRGVASGEHSGPGSVAGAAGPGTRIGAMRAAMWLVVAVLAIRQLAAVFRLPPGERLTALDSWTGENGVLHLTGSLYDSHQFTGTPFAGLALKPFASSAEQSLGVAWTFGTLLLVVALGVVAARALPGTVSRRTSLLAAPAAISLLMVSLPVRNTLNLGQTSIIPVLLVLLGCFSARGERSSGLLVGLAAALQPTVLLFVPLLWLTGRRRAAVSTTVTFAACTALAWAAMPGDSWAYWIHHVAGAGLGDKPAGLANQSLHGALLRLGLEGPLEITAFLALAVAVTGLGLRRAVRYAKDGQLLLAVAVTGCAAVAISPTAWQHQLLWILLAVVGRVGTRASSRPVWPALVVLAMTLPGTMLLPNIEAVYPVRDNVLLIVALCAACAVPFLPRSSPYWQNPVPTAYATPLPSRWARVPLAPFWRRVLTRPNLLMELLAIRVGYSVYSHIRAAATGDRATAEAHGRTIVSIEKALHIDIEHWANHAMVKLPRLEAFLDFYYESFHFVVPLTILAVLYVRRPSDYRWARSGLGFATMLGLVGFYFFPLAPPRLMPGMGFIDTAHGVQDLANPDYGALTAMTNQYAAMPSLHFGWSLWCGIVIVVLAPKWWMKALGLVHPLLTVTAIIGTANHWVLDAVGGATVVAAGFGLTYLLAGRRELTKTPQDPESTDPSSGRHDPATTPHARSGQSAQA; this comes from the coding sequence ATGAGTGTGAATGGGGCGGAGGGCCGGCGCGGCGTGGCGAGTGGCGAGCACAGCGGACCGGGAAGCGTGGCTGGAGCAGCAGGGCCGGGCACCAGGATCGGGGCGATGCGGGCGGCCATGTGGCTGGTCGTCGCCGTCCTGGCGATACGTCAACTGGCCGCCGTGTTCAGACTTCCACCGGGTGAACGGCTGACCGCGCTTGACTCCTGGACGGGTGAGAACGGCGTACTGCACCTGACCGGCTCGCTCTACGACAGCCACCAGTTCACCGGTACGCCCTTCGCCGGACTCGCACTGAAACCCTTTGCGAGTTCCGCAGAGCAAAGCCTCGGCGTCGCCTGGACGTTCGGCACGCTGCTGCTCGTCGTCGCCCTCGGTGTGGTGGCCGCGCGCGCCCTGCCGGGCACGGTCTCGCGCCGTACGTCGCTGCTGGCCGCGCCCGCCGCGATCAGCCTGCTGATGGTGTCGCTGCCCGTACGCAACACCCTCAACCTCGGCCAGACCAGCATCATCCCGGTCCTCCTCGTCCTCCTCGGCTGCTTCTCGGCGCGCGGCGAGCGCAGCTCCGGGCTTCTGGTGGGGCTCGCGGCCGCGCTCCAGCCGACGGTGCTCCTCTTCGTACCGCTGCTCTGGCTGACAGGCCGCCGGCGGGCCGCAGTCTCCACGACCGTGACGTTCGCCGCGTGCACGGCGCTGGCCTGGGCCGCGATGCCGGGCGACTCGTGGGCGTACTGGATCCACCACGTGGCCGGAGCGGGCCTCGGCGACAAACCGGCGGGGCTCGCCAACCAGTCGCTGCACGGCGCGCTGCTGCGCCTCGGGCTGGAGGGCCCGCTGGAGATCACGGCCTTCCTCGCGCTGGCCGTCGCCGTCACCGGGCTCGGGCTGCGGCGAGCGGTCCGTTACGCGAAGGACGGCCAGCTCCTCCTCGCCGTCGCCGTCACCGGCTGCGCGGCGGTGGCCATCTCGCCGACGGCCTGGCAGCACCAACTGCTCTGGATTCTCCTGGCAGTTGTGGGCCGTGTCGGCACCCGCGCCTCCAGCCGCCCTGTCTGGCCCGCGCTCGTCGTCCTGGCGATGACGCTGCCCGGCACGATGCTGCTCCCCAACATCGAGGCCGTCTACCCGGTCCGCGACAACGTGCTGCTCATCGTGGCCCTCTGCGCCGCCTGCGCGGTCCCCTTCCTGCCGCGCTCCTCGCCGTACTGGCAGAACCCGGTCCCCACCGCCTACGCCACCCCGCTCCCGTCGCGCTGGGCGCGCGTCCCGCTCGCCCCCTTCTGGCGGCGTGTCCTGACCCGCCCCAACCTGCTCATGGAGCTGCTCGCGATCCGCGTCGGCTACTCGGTCTACTCGCACATCCGGGCGGCGGCGACCGGCGACCGTGCCACGGCGGAGGCCCACGGGCGCACGATCGTCTCCATCGAGAAGGCGCTGCACATCGACATCGAGCACTGGGCCAACCACGCCATGGTGAAGCTGCCCCGGCTCGAGGCGTTCCTCGACTTCTACTACGAGTCCTTCCACTTCGTCGTCCCGCTGACGATCCTCGCGGTGCTCTACGTCCGCCGCCCCTCCGACTACCGCTGGGCGCGCAGCGGCCTCGGTTTCGCCACGATGCTCGGCCTGGTCGGCTTCTACTTCTTCCCGCTCGCGCCGCCCCGGCTGATGCCCGGCATGGGCTTCATCGACACGGCGCACGGGGTGCAGGACCTGGCGAACCCCGACTACGGGGCGCTGACCGCGATGACGAACCAGTACGCGGCGATGCCCTCGCTGCACTTCGGCTGGTCGCTGTGGTGCGGCATCGTCATCGTCGTACTGGCGCCGAAGTGGTGGATGAAGGCGCTGGGCCTGGTCCACCCGCTCCTCACCGTCACCGCGATCATCGGCACCGCCAACCACTGGGTGCTGGACGCGGTGGGCGGTGCGACGGTCGTCGCCGCGGGCTTCGGTCTTACGTATCTGCTGGCGGGGCGGCGGGAGTTGACGAAGACTCCTCAGGATCCGGAGTCGACGGATCCGTCTTCCGGTCGCCATGACCCGGCCACCACGCCGCATGCCCGATCAGGGCAGTCAGCGCAGGCGTGA
- the proP gene encoding glycine betaine/L-proline transporter ProP: MPPHTAALPRPVQHDQQHQLEVTVTDPAMVNRAVKAAALGNAMEWFDFGVYSYIAVTLGHVFFPSADSTAQLLSTFGAFAAAFLVRPFGGMVFGPLGDRIGRQKVLAITMIMMAAGTFAIGLIPSYATIGVWAPVLLLAARLVQGFSTGGEYGSAATFVAEYAPDRKRGFLGSFLEFGTLAGYIGGAGLVTLLTALLSTDALESWGWRIPFLIAGPMGLIGLYLRMRLEETPAFAKMAEEAEQEQKKQPKVSVRDMVLGQWRAMLLCIALVLVFNVTDYMLLSYMPSYLTSELHYDETHGLLVVLGVMALMMAVHPFAGRLTDRYGRRPVIGAGCAGFLLLSVPALLLIRQGGLLAIALGMAAFGLLLVCFTSSMPSALPALFPTKVRSGSLSIGFNISVSVFGGTTPLVITALIGATGNMMMPAYYVMAAAVVGGIAVFFMPESNRRPLPGSPPAVETRAEARALRAAASRAA; this comes from the coding sequence GTGCCGCCCCACACCGCAGCACTGCCCCGCCCTGTTCAGCACGATCAGCAGCACCAGCTCGAAGTGACGGTCACCGACCCGGCGATGGTCAACCGGGCCGTGAAGGCCGCCGCACTCGGCAACGCCATGGAGTGGTTCGACTTCGGCGTCTACAGCTATATCGCGGTGACCCTCGGACACGTCTTCTTCCCGTCCGCGGACTCCACCGCGCAATTGCTGTCGACGTTCGGAGCGTTCGCCGCGGCCTTCCTCGTGCGGCCCTTCGGCGGCATGGTCTTCGGACCGCTCGGCGACCGCATCGGCCGCCAGAAGGTCCTGGCCATCACCATGATCATGATGGCCGCGGGCACCTTCGCGATCGGCCTGATCCCGTCGTACGCGACCATCGGCGTCTGGGCCCCGGTCCTGCTCCTCGCCGCCCGCCTGGTCCAGGGTTTCTCGACCGGCGGCGAGTACGGCAGCGCCGCGACCTTCGTCGCCGAGTACGCCCCCGACCGCAAGCGCGGATTCCTCGGCAGCTTCCTGGAGTTCGGCACGCTCGCCGGCTACATCGGCGGCGCCGGCCTGGTCACCCTGCTCACCGCGCTCCTGAGCACGGACGCGCTGGAGTCGTGGGGCTGGCGGATCCCGTTCCTGATCGCAGGCCCCATGGGCCTGATCGGCCTGTACCTGCGGATGCGCCTGGAGGAGACCCCCGCCTTCGCGAAGATGGCGGAGGAGGCCGAGCAGGAGCAGAAGAAGCAGCCGAAGGTGTCCGTACGCGACATGGTCCTCGGCCAGTGGCGGGCCATGCTGCTCTGCATCGCCCTGGTCCTGGTCTTCAACGTCACGGACTACATGCTCCTGTCGTACATGCCGAGCTATCTGACCTCCGAGCTCCACTACGACGAGACGCACGGCCTCCTGGTCGTCCTCGGCGTCATGGCGCTGATGATGGCGGTCCACCCCTTCGCGGGCCGCCTCACCGACCGCTACGGCCGCCGCCCGGTGATCGGCGCGGGCTGCGCGGGCTTCCTGCTGCTGTCCGTCCCGGCGCTGCTGCTGATCCGTCAGGGCGGTCTGCTCGCGATCGCGCTGGGCATGGCGGCGTTCGGCCTGCTGCTTGTCTGCTTCACCTCGTCGATGCCGTCGGCGCTGCCCGCGCTCTTCCCGACGAAGGTCCGCTCGGGTTCGCTGTCGATCGGCTTCAACATCTCGGTGTCGGTCTTCGGCGGTACGACGCCGCTGGTGATCACCGCGCTGATCGGCGCGACCGGGAACATGATGATGCCCGCGTACTACGTGATGGCCGCGGCGGTCGTCGGCGGCATCGCGGTGTTCTTCATGCCGGAGAGCAACCGCCGCCCGCTGCCCGGCTCGCCCCCGGCGGTCGAGACCCGCGCCGAGGCGCGTGCGCTGCGGGCGGCGGCTTCCCGCGCGGCCTGA